From the Astyanax mexicanus isolate ESR-SI-001 chromosome 9, AstMex3_surface, whole genome shotgun sequence genome, one window contains:
- the c5ar1 gene encoding C5a anaphylatoxin chemotactic receptor 1 — translation MNNYDNYYDDVDFNTPYNATSIPEYIPDITDSVIGGRHYFALVCYAIVFILGVPGNGLVIWVTAFRMPRSVNALWFLNLAIADLLCCLSLPLIMVPLAQDNHWPFGPVACKLLNGLFYTLMYCSVLLLMLISLDRWLLVSRPTWCQNWRRPRYATWACLAIWLLAFVGSAPQFAHIKENKSGSKIDCVGVYSNLSHAWSMVIFRFLMGFLIPFMVICFSHWMVYKRAGQGPGQRQNTKSRRTLRVILAVVLSFFLCWLPLNIVDITLLATNKNISPNTKANLRLAHVLGLCLAYFNSCLNPLLYVCLGRGFRESLTKSLRSVLHFGSEEPARGLSMTGNTKSTTDNNLVKTRNRPN, via the coding sequence ATGAACAACTACGACAATTACTACGATGATGTTGACTTCAACACTCCATACAATGCCACATCCATCCCTGAGTACATCCCTGACATTACAGACTCTGTGATTGGCGGGCGCCACTACTTCGCCCTGGTCTGCTATGCCATTGTCTTCATTCTTGGAGTTCCAGGAAACGGCCTGGTCATCTGGGTGACGGCCTTTCGAATGCCACGATCAGTCAATGCCCTGTGGTTCCTCAACCTGGCCATAGCCGACCTGCTGTGCTGCCTTTCCCTGCCTTTGATCATGGTGCCATTGGCCCAGGACAATCACTGGCCTTTTGGTCCAGTGGCGTGCAAGTTGTTGAATGGTCTGTTCTACACGCTGATGTACTGCAGTGTGCTCCTGCTGATGCTCATTAGCCTGGACCGTTGGTTGCTGGTGTCTCGGCCCACTTGGTGCCAGAACTGGAGACGTCCGCGCTATGCTACCTGGGCTTGTCTGGCCATCTGGTTGCTGGCTTTCGTTGGCAGTGCTCCCCAGTTTGCTCACATAAAGGAGAACAAAAGCGGGTCGAAAATAGACTGCGTGGGCGTCTATTCCAACCTGAGCCACGCCTGGAGCATGGTCATTTTCCGCTTCTTGATGGGCTTCTTAATTCCATTCATGGTCATCTGCTTCAGCCATTGGATGGTGTACAAGAGGGCAGGCCAAGGTCCAGGACAGAGGCAGAACACAAAGTCACGGCGGACCCTGCGCGTCATCCTCGCCGTGGTGCTGAGCTTCTTCCTGTGCTGGCTTCCTTTGAACATTGTGGACATTACACTGCTGGCCACAAACAAGAACATAAGCCCAAATACAAAGGCGAATCTGCGCTTGGCCCATGTGTTGGGGCTCTGCCTGGCCTATTTCAACAGTTGCCTTAACCCGCTGCTGTATGTGTGCCTGGGCCGTGGCTTCAGGGAGAGTCTGACGAAGTCTTTGAGAAGTGTACTTCACTTTGGCTCTGAGGAACCGGCTCGAGGCCTGAGCATGACGGGCAACACCAAGAGCACCACTGATAACAATCTCGTAAAAACGAGAAACAGACCCAACTAA